In Chiloscyllium plagiosum isolate BGI_BamShark_2017 unplaced genomic scaffold, ASM401019v2 scaf_11584, whole genome shotgun sequence, a single window of DNA contains:
- the bet1l gene encoding BET1-like protein isoform X2: protein MLDAENKRMTDNLSSKVSRLKSIALDIDQEASDQNRYLDGMDSDFLSATGLLTGSVKRFSSMVKSGRDNKKLLCYMSIGLVLLFFILYFLIMRIQT from the exons ATGCTTGATGCAGAAAACAAACGAATGACCGATAATTTGTCCAGTAAGGTGTCCCGGCTCAAATCG ATTGCTCTGGATATTGACCAGGAAGCTAGTGACCAGAATAGATATTTGGATGGCATG GATTCTGACTTTTTGAGTGCTACTGGACTTTTGACAGGAAGTGTGAAGAGATTTTCCTCGATGGTGAAATCTGGTCGGGACAACAAGAAACTGTTGTGTTATATGTCTATTGGGCTGGTCCTTCTTTTCTTCATCCTGTACTTCCTTATCATGAGAATTCAGACTTGA
- the bet1l gene encoding BET1-like protein isoform X1 has product MAERNRGLGSGAVDQMLDAENKRMTDNLSSKVSRLKSIALDIDQEASDQNRYLDGMDSDFLSATGLLTGSVKRFSSMVKSGRDNKKLLCYMSIGLVLLFFILYFLIMRIQT; this is encoded by the exons GCCTCGGTTCAGGTGCAGTGGACCAAATGCTTGATGCAGAAAACAAACGAATGACCGATAATTTGTCCAGTAAGGTGTCCCGGCTCAAATCG ATTGCTCTGGATATTGACCAGGAAGCTAGTGACCAGAATAGATATTTGGATGGCATG GATTCTGACTTTTTGAGTGCTACTGGACTTTTGACAGGAAGTGTGAAGAGATTTTCCTCGATGGTGAAATCTGGTCGGGACAACAAGAAACTGTTGTGTTATATGTCTATTGGGCTGGTCCTTCTTTTCTTCATCCTGTACTTCCTTATCATGAGAATTCAGACTTGA